The following proteins are encoded in a genomic region of Chloracidobacterium sp.:
- a CDS encoding phenylalanine--tRNA ligase subunit beta, translated as MNISYNWLRDLIDLDMTAEETAAELTRIGNAVDAIHTAGEDHVFDIDLTSNRPDCLSHRGIARELSASTGRSIKGPVRAERNDVPMPSILAHDIVNIEAPDLCNRFTARIIRGVKVGPSPEWLVKRLEAVGERSINNIADITNYVMLELGQPMHAFDLDRLVEKRIIVRRARLGETIVTLDDVERQLDETSLVICDAEKPVAIGGIMGGLDSSITENTVDVLIEVAYFNRSNIRSTSRRLHLSTEASYRFERGVDINALKEASDRALQLIEELAGGTAGEFIDAYPVTHRETVIASSDISAAVERLSGITIAEDQCTDILSALKIEANETASEFTVPSWRHDLAIEADLVEEIVRFFGYEHISDEIPPAYSAGEYLPHETRLRHLRQNLTDSGFSEAMSYSFVDAANDDLYEPAGQDLRNYVTLRDAIIDGSTRMRPTIVPGLLNAIRHNLNFQRRDLRFFEIGKVFSVGEDPSALPQEDRVLTIAMTGVLPATGKQHAKQETDLYDVKGVVENVLETLGHLDPEFRLSDARHLTAGQRSNIYCKGRYIGSLGRINSDIMAAYKFKKPVFVAELLLDHILDLPEEPVIYSPLPRFPAVSRDVSITVLRAVTLAEILRAANDSPTDILEDVRFIDVYESDDVRTITIRVTYRANERTLTEDEVETVHKGIVDKLKNSFGLQKGES; from the coding sequence ATGAATATTAGTTACAACTGGCTTCGGGACCTCATCGACCTCGACATGACAGCCGAAGAAACGGCGGCTGAGCTGACCCGCATCGGCAATGCCGTTGATGCGATCCATACTGCCGGCGAAGATCATGTATTCGACATCGACCTAACCTCAAATCGGCCTGACTGCCTTTCACATCGTGGCATTGCCCGCGAGCTTTCGGCCTCAACGGGCAGATCAATAAAAGGACCGGTCCGCGCCGAACGAAACGATGTCCCGATGCCTTCAATATTGGCTCACGACATTGTCAATATCGAAGCACCCGATCTTTGCAACAGATTTACCGCCCGCATTATCCGCGGCGTCAAGGTCGGGCCGTCGCCCGAATGGCTTGTAAAACGCCTCGAAGCGGTCGGCGAACGTTCGATCAATAATATCGCCGACATTACTAACTATGTAATGCTCGAACTCGGCCAACCGATGCATGCATTTGATCTTGACAGACTCGTTGAGAAAAGGATCATCGTCCGACGTGCACGCCTCGGTGAAACGATCGTTACCCTCGACGATGTCGAGCGTCAGCTGGACGAAACCTCACTTGTTATTTGCGACGCGGAAAAACCCGTTGCTATCGGCGGCATCATGGGCGGCCTCGATTCGAGCATTACTGAAAACACCGTCGATGTATTGATCGAGGTCGCATATTTTAACCGCTCAAACATCCGTTCAACCTCGAGGCGCCTTCATCTCTCGACCGAGGCCAGCTATCGCTTTGAACGCGGTGTCGATATCAATGCATTAAAAGAAGCCTCGGACCGAGCATTGCAGTTGATCGAAGAACTTGCGGGCGGAACGGCTGGCGAGTTTATTGACGCGTACCCCGTAACGCATCGGGAAACTGTCATTGCGTCTTCAGATATCTCCGCTGCCGTTGAGCGTTTGTCGGGCATCACTATTGCTGAAGATCAGTGTACTGACATATTGAGTGCGCTCAAGATCGAGGCTAATGAGACTGCTTCGGAATTCACTGTGCCTTCCTGGCGGCACGATCTCGCGATCGAGGCCGATCTTGTCGAGGAAATAGTACGCTTTTTCGGCTATGAGCACATAAGCGACGAGATACCGCCCGCTTACTCTGCCGGAGAATACCTTCCACACGAAACACGACTCCGGCATCTTCGGCAAAACTTGACCGATTCCGGTTTTTCCGAAGCGATGTCCTACAGTTTCGTTGATGCGGCGAACGACGATCTTTATGAACCCGCAGGACAAGATCTGCGAAATTATGTAACGCTGCGCGATGCCATAATCGATGGCTCGACACGGATGCGGCCGACGATAGTTCCCGGACTTCTTAATGCGATAAGGCATAACCTGAATTTCCAACGCCGCGACCTGAGGTTCTTCGAGATCGGCAAGGTCTTTTCGGTTGGCGAAGATCCTTCAGCCCTTCCTCAGGAGGACCGTGTCTTAACCATCGCAATGACCGGCGTTTTGCCGGCGACCGGAAAACAGCACGCTAAACAAGAAACTGACCTCTATGACGTAAAGGGTGTCGTAGAGAACGTACTCGAAACTCTTGGGCATCTCGATCCGGAGTTTCGCCTGTCGGATGCTCGCCACTTGACCGCCGGCCAAAGGAGCAATATCTACTGCAAAGGCCGTTATATTGGTTCTTTGGGCCGCATCAATTCCGACATCATGGCGGCGTATAAGTTCAAGAAGCCTGTTTTTGTAGCAGAGTTATTGCTCGATCACATACTTGATCTACCCGAGGAACCTGTCATCTATTCGCCCCTGCCGAGATTCCCCGCCGTCTCGCGCGATGTGAGCATTACGGTGCTACGTGCTGTTACGCTTGCTGAGATACTTCGTGCCGCAAACGACTCGCCGACCGACATACTTGAGGACGTCCGCTTCATAGATGTGTACGAGTCCGACGATGTTCGCACCATCACGATAAGGGTTACCTATCGCGCGAACGAGCGTACATTGACGGAAGATGAGGTTGAGACGGTTCATAAAGGCATAGTCGATAAACTCAAGAATTCATTTGGCTTACAAAAAGGCGAGAGCTAG
- the pheS gene encoding phenylalanine--tRNA ligase subunit alpha produces MSDETRQIDDIREAFGREFERFAHLELNGLDLPAAEGCLSALNELKIKHSGKKSPIAGAMKLIGKVAPEDRAQFGSYVQQAEAFITESLLEAESRITKYILDLKLERDSVDVTIPGRRIVAGRHHPITILRQRIEDIFVSMGYTIEDDREIETDHYNFDALNIPQGHPARESQDTFYTTEGFALRSQTSTVQIRAMERRGVPIRILAPGKVFRRDTPDMTHTPMFHQLEGLCVEKGITMAHLKGTVTEWLKRLFGAGTITRFRPSYFPFTEPSAEFDFSCFKCQGTGNVDGDRCRPCKGSGWIELGGCGMVHPNVLRACGVDPEEYTGFAFGFGLERMTAMLYNIDDIRHLFENDMRFLEQFR; encoded by the coding sequence ATGTCGGACGAAACTCGGCAAATTGACGATATACGCGAAGCGTTCGGGCGTGAGTTCGAACGCTTTGCTCATCTGGAACTTAACGGCCTCGATCTCCCGGCGGCCGAAGGCTGCCTCTCCGCGCTTAACGAGCTCAAGATCAAACACTCGGGCAAGAAGTCGCCGATCGCAGGTGCGATGAAGCTCATCGGAAAAGTTGCGCCGGAAGATCGTGCGCAATTCGGCTCGTACGTCCAACAGGCAGAAGCATTCATAACCGAAAGCCTTTTGGAAGCTGAGTCGCGCATCACGAAATATATTCTTGATCTAAAACTCGAAAGGGACAGTGTCGATGTAACCATCCCGGGCCGCCGCATCGTCGCCGGACGCCACCACCCGATAACGATCTTGCGTCAACGCATCGAAGACATATTCGTTTCGATGGGATATACGATCGAGGACGACCGTGAGATCGAAACCGATCATTACAATTTCGATGCGCTGAATATCCCGCAGGGCCATCCGGCTCGCGAGTCGCAGGACACTTTTTATACAACAGAAGGCTTCGCTTTGCGTTCACAGACATCAACCGTCCAGATTCGCGCGATGGAGCGTCGCGGTGTGCCCATTCGGATACTTGCGCCGGGAAAGGTCTTTCGCCGGGATACGCCGGATATGACCCACACCCCGATGTTTCATCAGCTTGAAGGACTTTGTGTCGAAAAGGGCATTACGATGGCCCATCTGAAAGGAACGGTTACCGAGTGGCTGAAACGGCTTTTCGGCGCCGGTACCATCACGCGATTCCGGCCGTCATACTTCCCTTTCACTGAGCCGTCGGCAGAGTTCGATTTTTCGTGTTTCAAGTGTCAGGGCACGGGTAATGTCGACGGAGACCGCTGCCGTCCCTGCAAAGGCAGCGGCTGGATAGAACTCGGCGGATGCGGAATGGTGCACCCGAATGTGCTTCGTGCGTGCGGCGTCGATCCCGAAGAATATACGGGCTTTGCTTTCGGATTCGGTCTCGAACGAATGACGGCTATGCTTTACAACATCGACGACATTCGCCATTTGTTTGAGAATGATATGCGGTTTCTGGAACAGTTCCGCTAA
- the rplT gene encoding 50S ribosomal protein L20 produces the protein MPRAKRGNKRVEKRKKILALAKGYRGTKSKLYRSAKESVERALNFAYTGRKLKKRDFRKLWIVRINAACRLNDIKYSQFIHGLNLAGIELDRKVLADMAVKQPEAFAAIASQAKEAVNNNTRAAA, from the coding sequence ATGCCTAGAGCAAAACGTGGGAATAAGCGCGTCGAAAAGCGCAAAAAGATATTGGCCTTAGCTAAAGGCTACCGGGGTACAAAGTCGAAGCTTTATCGTTCGGCAAAGGAATCTGTCGAGCGTGCACTTAATTTCGCATATACCGGCAGAAAGCTTAAAAAAAGGGACTTTCGCAAGCTGTGGATCGTACGCATCAATGCGGCGTGCAGGCTGAACGACATCAAGTATTCGCAGTTCATTCATGGACTTAACCTCGCCGGCATCGAGCTGGATCGCAAGGTCCTTGCCGATATGGCGGTCAAGCAGCCCGAAGCCTTTGCCGCGATCGCGTCTCAAGCGAAAGAAGCCGTGAACAACAACACGCGGGCGGCAGCTTAG
- the rpmI gene encoding 50S ribosomal protein L35: MPKLKTHKGAAKRFRSTATGKFKRGHSHARHILTKKTAKRKRNLDIDVLVSEGDQKRVEKMLPYGRD; encoded by the coding sequence ATGCCAAAACTTAAAACACATAAAGGAGCCGCAAAGCGCTTTCGCTCGACGGCAACGGGTAAATTCAAACGCGGCCACAGCCACGCACGCCATATCCTGACCAAGAAGACCGCAAAACGTAAGCGGAATCTCGATATCGACGTTCTGGTATCGGAAGGTGATCAAAAGCGTGTGGAGAAGATGCTGCCGTACGGCCGCGACTAG
- a CDS encoding translation initiation factor IF-3, with translation MARRFGGRNFRPRQREPLHRTNERIRVPSVRVVLEDGGTLGIMDTRDAIREARDRGLDLVEIAPNGQPPVCKIIDYGKFLYEQKKRAHEAKKNRVTVQVKQIKFRPGTDDHDYNYRMERAREWLLNGDKVRAAIAFRGREMSHRELGAKILARLTEELGEMADVEVAPKMEGYQMFTILAPKKGVKAAERSAQPKAVKAESTERSEPAKRTQGPGKAKTVVRDDDDEIF, from the coding sequence ATCGCAAGAAGATTTGGTGGAAGGAACTTTAGGCCGCGGCAACGCGAGCCGCTTCATCGTACGAATGAGCGCATTCGCGTTCCGTCCGTACGGGTGGTTCTTGAGGACGGCGGCACGCTTGGCATAATGGACACGCGTGACGCGATCCGTGAAGCGAGAGATCGCGGGCTTGACCTTGTTGAGATCGCTCCAAATGGCCAGCCGCCCGTTTGCAAGATCATTGATTACGGGAAGTTTCTTTACGAACAGAAGAAGCGGGCCCATGAGGCGAAAAAGAATCGTGTTACCGTCCAAGTAAAGCAGATCAAATTCAGGCCCGGCACTGACGATCACGATTACAACTATCGAATGGAACGTGCCCGCGAATGGCTGCTCAACGGCGACAAGGTAAGGGCTGCCATCGCGTTCAGGGGGCGTGAAATGTCGCACAGAGAACTCGGTGCAAAGATCCTTGCCCGCCTTACAGAGGAACTCGGCGAAATGGCAGACGTCGAAGTGGCGCCAAAGATGGAAGGCTATCAGATGTTTACGATACTGGCTCCTAAGAAGGGAGTAAAGGCCGCCGAAAGATCGGCTCAGCCAAAGGCCGTCAAGGCGGAAAGCACTGAGCGATCCGAGCCTGCAAAGCGTACCCAAGGGCCCGGAAAGGCCAAAACCGTCGTTCGTGACGATGATGACGAGATCTTTTGA
- the thrS gene encoding threonine--tRNA ligase has translation MSEVNIKFGDMQRAIPAPATVLDVIKAFDRDVLKKSLAAKLNGEEVDLNREIPSGDELISVEPITADSAEGLEIIRHSTAHLLAAALLELFPGTKLGVGPALMEDPRYGFFYDVIAPRSLTESDLPVIEKKMREMAKRDLKYRRDVISKQEILSIFEDRAEPLKCELIDEKVDDTASVYYIDGSPFIDFCLGPHVQHTGKLKAFKLLALSGAYWKGDAEREQMQRIYGIAFATHAELDAWLKQREEAEKRDHRKLGRELDLFSIDDDYGQGLILWHPKGGVIRNEMERLLREELEQRGYSFVFTPHIAKRDLWVRSGHEGNYADSMYAPTSIEDEEYRLKPMNCPFHIGIYRSRPRSYRDLPQRYSEMGTVYRAELSGTLHGLMRVRGFTVDDAHLFVRPDQVQAEVSDCLDFAIKVLEIYGFEKVKFELSVRGSADNKGFLGSDEDWNAAEEQLAQALKERGISYERIEGEAAFYGPKVDIKVEDAIGRIWQLGTVQLDFNLPERFDLEYTGEDNLKHRPIMIHRALFGSIERFFGVLIEHFEGAFPLWLAPVQVAVLPITDRINDYANSVADTLRAAGFRVEANTRSDKIGAKIRDAQLQKIPYMLVLGDKELEAGNIAVRHRKEGDIGVMSLIEFKERIEAERSARTS, from the coding sequence ATGAGTGAAGTAAATATTAAATTTGGCGATATGCAGCGGGCGATACCTGCGCCTGCGACGGTACTTGATGTGATCAAGGCGTTCGATCGCGACGTTCTTAAGAAGTCTCTTGCCGCGAAGCTGAACGGCGAAGAGGTCGATCTGAATCGTGAAATTCCGTCCGGCGATGAGCTGATCTCGGTAGAACCGATCACTGCGGACTCGGCGGAAGGCCTCGAGATCATTCGACATTCGACCGCGCACCTTCTCGCCGCAGCGCTTCTCGAACTGTTCCCCGGAACCAAGCTCGGCGTCGGCCCTGCGCTAATGGAAGACCCGCGTTACGGGTTTTTCTACGACGTGATCGCGCCGCGAAGTTTGACGGAAAGCGACCTTCCCGTGATCGAGAAAAAAATGCGCGAGATGGCAAAGCGTGATCTCAAATATCGCCGCGACGTCATCAGCAAGCAGGAAATACTCAGTATTTTTGAAGATCGTGCTGAACCGCTCAAATGTGAGCTTATCGACGAAAAGGTGGATGATACCGCGAGCGTTTACTACATCGACGGCTCGCCGTTCATAGATTTCTGCCTCGGCCCGCACGTTCAGCACACGGGCAAGCTCAAGGCGTTCAAGCTCTTAGCACTTTCGGGCGCGTATTGGAAGGGTGACGCAGAGCGTGAACAAATGCAGCGCATCTACGGCATCGCTTTTGCGACGCATGCCGAACTCGATGCTTGGCTTAAGCAGCGTGAAGAGGCCGAGAAGCGCGACCACCGCAAACTCGGACGCGAACTCGATCTGTTCTCGATCGATGATGACTACGGTCAGGGCCTTATTCTTTGGCATCCGAAGGGCGGCGTGATCCGCAACGAGATGGAAAGGCTCCTTCGCGAGGAGCTTGAACAGCGCGGTTACAGCTTTGTTTTTACGCCCCACATAGCAAAACGAGATCTTTGGGTTCGCAGCGGACATGAAGGTAATTACGCCGACTCGATGTACGCCCCGACGAGTATTGAGGACGAAGAATACCGCCTCAAGCCGATGAACTGCCCGTTCCATATCGGTATTTATCGGTCGCGGCCGCGTTCGTATCGCGACCTGCCGCAGCGTTACTCGGAAATGGGTACGGTGTATCGGGCTGAGCTCTCGGGAACGCTCCACGGACTAATGCGCGTTCGCGGATTTACGGTCGATGACGCACACCTTTTTGTACGTCCTGATCAAGTTCAGGCAGAAGTTTCCGACTGCCTTGATTTTGCGATCAAGGTGTTGGAGATCTACGGCTTTGAAAAGGTAAAATTCGAGCTTTCGGTACGCGGTTCCGCTGATAATAAGGGTTTTCTCGGCTCTGACGAGGACTGGAATGCCGCGGAAGAGCAACTTGCTCAGGCATTGAAGGAGCGGGGCATATCCTACGAGCGTATCGAAGGTGAGGCGGCTTTTTACGGGCCGAAGGTCGACATAAAGGTTGAGGACGCCATCGGCAGGATATGGCAGCTCGGCACCGTTCAGCTTGACTTCAATCTGCCGGAACGGTTCGACCTCGAATACACCGGCGAAGACAACCTTAAGCATCGGCCGATAATGATCCATCGGGCATTGTTCGGGTCGATCGAACGTTTCTTCGGTGTGCTTATCGAACATTTTGAGGGGGCATTCCCGCTATGGCTTGCTCCGGTACAGGTCGCCGTTCTGCCTATTACCGACCGCATAAACGATTATGCGAATTCTGTAGCCGACACGCTTCGTGCGGCGGGCTTCAGGGTCGAGGCGAATACGCGTTCGGACAAGATCGGTGCTAAGATACGCGACGCCCAACTCCAGAAGATCCCGTATATGCTCGTATTGGGTGATAAGGAACTCGAGGCCGGCAATATCGCCGTCAGGCATCGAAAGGAGGGCGACATCGGCGTGATGTCGCTGATCGAATTCAAGGAACGCATCGAGGCCGAACGCTCGGCCCGCACTTCCTAG
- a CDS encoding formimidoylglutamase yields the protein MSIQFDLTVRPDAALFYNRNDLNDPRLGNVVSHDLEGYARADVVILGCPQDEGVRRNNGRIGAAEGPRAIREQFYRLTTFNLKKNIFDLGDVKIAPTLEETHDTMTSVVKQLLGDGKRVITLGGGNDISYADGRAMYEVYGTEGWIGVNIDAHLDVSVADQRNSGTPYRQLLDEGLLKPTYFYEVGYQTHQNSPIYYEHLRNLGVHRISLEMVRSRAEADLELMEQIRQKFIGHSSSLSTFFGFDVDAVRSSDAPGVSAPSPLGLRAGEFIQLVKYAASLANTRMIEFSEVNPKYDIDNRTAKLVAIAMHRFCTGVS from the coding sequence ATGAGCATACAATTTGACCTTACGGTTCGACCGGACGCAGCCCTATTTTACAATCGAAACGATCTGAACGATCCGCGGCTGGGAAACGTAGTTTCACACGACCTCGAAGGCTATGCACGTGCGGACGTCGTGATACTCGGTTGTCCGCAGGATGAGGGAGTGCGGCGCAACAACGGCCGTATCGGTGCGGCCGAAGGGCCGAGGGCGATACGGGAACAATTCTACCGCCTTACGACCTTTAATCTGAAGAAGAACATTTTTGACCTCGGCGACGTCAAGATCGCGCCAACTCTCGAAGAAACCCACGATACGATGACCTCGGTCGTGAAGCAGTTGCTGGGGGACGGAAAGCGCGTCATCACTCTCGGCGGGGGCAACGATATTTCGTATGCCGACGGGCGTGCAATGTATGAAGTTTACGGAACGGAGGGCTGGATCGGCGTCAATATCGACGCGCATCTTGATGTGAGTGTTGCCGACCAAAGGAACAGCGGCACTCCGTATCGCCAACTTCTTGACGAGGGGTTGCTTAAACCGACCTATTTTTATGAGGTCGGTTACCAGACGCATCAAAATTCGCCGATATACTACGAACATCTCCGAAATTTGGGTGTACACCGTATAAGCCTTGAAATGGTGCGTTCACGAGCCGAAGCCGATCTTGAATTGATGGAGCAGATCCGCCAGAAATTCATCGGCCACAGTTCGTCGCTAAGCACGTTCTTCGGGTTTGATGTCGATGCCGTACGATCAAGCGACGCACCGGGCGTTTCGGCACCATCACCGTTGGGCCTGCGGGCGGGCGAGTTCATCCAGCTTGTGAAATACGCCGCTTCGCTTGCAAATACGCGGATGATCGAATTCTCAGAGGTCAATCCGAAGTATGATATCGACAACCGTACGGCCAAACTCGTTGCGATCGCTATGCATCGCTTCTGCACGGGCGTATCGTAA
- a CDS encoding B12-binding domain-containing radical SAM protein: MKVLFAYPKFPDTYWSFRHALAFEGKGSAFPPLGLMTISSMLPSNFEKRLVDLNITELKDADIEWADMVFSSAMIVQKDSLEEIVNRARAMGKRTVVGGPYVSTSAEKLPNADHIFVGEAEETFPEFLHDLELGVPQKVYKAITRPALDKTPPPDYSLIELSNYSSMNLQYSRGCPFNCEFCDIIEIYGRVPRTKSPKQMLNELDHLKEAGWRGPVFIVDDNFIGNKKNVRFLMPELIEWNEKNEYPFSYFTEASLNLAEDEVLLDQMRTAGFSRVFVGIETPVEAGLKEAQKTQNTKRSLIDSIKKIQSYGLEVMAGFIVGFDNDPDDIFERQIDFIRNSAIPLAMVGLLSALPDTQLWRRLEKEGRLVGYHSGNNSDCSINFEPKMPRERLVEGFKTVLSNIYSPKEYYARSLACLSNFGKERRDPRRSNLRSDLKALWRIVSLLGIRDRERLMFWKYCYKLLTAHRREIKHGLTLAAMGYHFRVITERACGSGLS; this comes from the coding sequence ATGAAAGTTCTATTCGCCTATCCGAAGTTCCCTGATACATATTGGAGTTTCCGGCATGCCCTCGCATTCGAGGGGAAAGGTTCCGCATTTCCGCCGCTGGGCCTAATGACCATTTCGTCTATGCTGCCGAGTAATTTCGAAAAGCGGCTTGTCGATCTGAACATTACGGAACTGAAAGACGCGGACATCGAGTGGGCCGATATGGTTTTCTCAAGCGCGATGATCGTGCAGAAAGATTCACTCGAAGAGATCGTCAACAGAGCTCGGGCAATGGGAAAGCGAACTGTCGTCGGAGGGCCATATGTCTCGACCAGCGCAGAGAAGTTGCCGAACGCGGATCATATCTTCGTCGGCGAGGCTGAAGAGACCTTTCCTGAGTTCCTTCACGATCTTGAGCTTGGAGTTCCGCAAAAGGTTTACAAAGCAATAACGAGGCCGGCTCTCGACAAAACTCCGCCGCCAGACTACAGCCTTATCGAATTGTCGAATTACAGTTCGATGAACCTCCAATATTCGCGCGGATGTCCGTTCAACTGTGAATTTTGCGACATCATCGAGATATACGGACGGGTACCCCGCACGAAATCGCCCAAGCAAATGCTGAACGAGCTTGATCATCTGAAAGAGGCAGGTTGGCGCGGTCCTGTCTTCATTGTTGACGACAATTTCATCGGCAATAAAAAGAACGTTCGGTTCTTGATGCCTGAGTTGATCGAGTGGAATGAAAAGAACGAGTATCCTTTCTCTTACTTTACCGAGGCGAGCCTGAATCTCGCCGAAGATGAAGTCCTGCTCGATCAGATGCGCACCGCCGGTTTCAGCCGAGTATTTGTCGGCATCGAAACGCCTGTGGAGGCGGGTCTGAAAGAAGCTCAGAAGACACAAAACACAAAACGCAGCCTCATTGATTCGATCAAAAAGATCCAAAGCTACGGACTTGAGGTAATGGCGGGGTTTATCGTCGGCTTTGATAATGATCCTGACGATATTTTTGAGCGACAGATCGACTTTATTCGAAACAGCGCCATCCCGCTGGCGATGGTCGGTTTATTGTCCGCACTGCCTGATACGCAGCTTTGGCGAAGGCTTGAAAAGGAAGGACGTTTGGTTGGTTACCACTCAGGGAACAATTCGGATTGCTCGATCAATTTTGAACCAAAGATGCCGCGAGAGCGCCTTGTGGAAGGCTTTAAGACCGTACTATCAAATATTTACAGCCCGAAAGAGTACTATGCACGGTCATTGGCGTGCCTTTCGAATTTTGGAAAAGAACGACGTGATCCGCGGCGTTCGAACCTCCGCTCTGATCTAAAGGCGTTGTGGCGTATCGTAAGTCTGCTTGGCATACGCGACAGAGAACGTCTTATGTTTTGGAAGTATTGCTACAAACTCTTGACCGCACATCGCCGCGAGATCAAGCACGGTTTGACACTCGCAGCCATGGGCTATCATTTCCGAGTGATCACCGAGCGAGCCTGCGGCTCGGGCCTGAGCTGA
- a CDS encoding PIN domain-containing protein codes for MSKRSLDDDYAADTMAVVLHLENRRSSKRVTEIFEAAGRGDLNIHIPSIVFAEILYLSEKRRITASLSDVEDHVSTNSNFHDAPLSIEIIRQAAKITDIPELHDRLIASTASVLGMKLITNDPKIQNSKFVDTIW; via the coding sequence ATGAGCAAGCGTTCCCTCGACGATGATTATGCCGCCGATACTATGGCGGTCGTCTTGCATCTCGAAAACAGAAGGTCAAGCAAACGAGTAACCGAAATATTTGAAGCTGCGGGTCGCGGCGATTTAAATATTCATATTCCCTCAATAGTATTCGCTGAGATCCTATATCTTTCTGAGAAACGAAGGATCACCGCCAGTCTTTCGGATGTAGAAGATCACGTATCCACAAACTCAAATTTCCACGACGCTCCTCTTAGTATCGAGATCATACGACAGGCAGCTAAAATCACCGATATTCCTGAACTACATGATCGGTTGATCGCTTCCACGGCAAGCGTTTTGGGAATGAAACTCATCACCAACGATCCCAAAATACAGAACTCCAAATTTGTCGATACGATTTGGTGA
- a CDS encoding DUF2281 domain-containing protein has protein sequence MTIEQAILKRMKALPHYKQKELLDFAEFLARKTDAINEDLLIDELSDLDENELTHLEMEFDNYEQAFPRR, from the coding sequence ATGACGATCGAACAAGCAATACTAAAGAGAATGAAGGCATTGCCGCATTATAAGCAGAAGGAATTATTGGATTTTGCAGAATTCCTTGCCAGAAAAACGGACGCTATTAATGAAGATCTGCTCATTGACGAACTATCTGACCTTGACGAGAACGAGTTGACGCATCTGGAGATGGAGTTTGACAACTATGAGCAAGCGTTCCCTCGACGATGA
- a CDS encoding virulence RhuM family protein codes for MNSSELIIYRSDDGQTRIETRLEDETVWLTIDQMVELFDKSRSTINEHILNIYNEGELERPASMRKIGISDFSSALTKPTNFNKLDVIISVGYRVKSQRGTQFRIWATERLKEYIIKGYTINSEQLENLGGGNYWKDILNSIRATVVWESNRCFR; via the coding sequence ATGAATAGCAGTGAGCTAATAATATACCGATCTGACGACGGGCAAACTCGTATTGAAACCCGGCTCGAAGACGAGACCGTTTGGTTGACCATTGACCAGATGGTGGAGCTTTTCGACAAATCACGTTCGACCATAAACGAGCATATTCTCAATATTTACAACGAAGGCGAACTTGAGCGGCCGGCGTCGATGAGAAAAATCGGAATTTCCGATTTTTCTTCTGCATTGACCAAGCCGACTAATTTTAACAAACTCGATGTAATCATCTCGGTTGGTTATCGCGTTAAATCACAAAGAGGTACGCAATTTCGTATATGGGCGACGGAACGACTTAAGGAATACATTATAAAAGGCTATACGATCAACAGCGAGCAGTTGGAGAACCTCGGCGGCGGGAATTACTGGAAAGATATATTAAATTCGATTCGCGCGACCGTGGTATGGGAATCGAATAGGTGTTTTCGATGA